Proteins co-encoded in one Coriobacterium glomerans PW2 genomic window:
- a CDS encoding bifunctional 2-keto-4-hydroxyglutarate aldolase/2-keto-3-deoxy-6-phosphogluconate aldolase, with the protein MSRFEIFDRLKTEKIVAVIRGEHEKLVDRTVDAVHRGGIHLMEITFTVPRAEHVICDLVQRYAQDEKTVIGAGTCLDVVSARLAISAGAKFVVCPHLDIEILKLCNSYDIPCIPGAATVRDMHEALEYGAYVIKLFPGDIFGPDAIRAFHGPLPQAEFMPTGGVNASNITTWLGAGAIAVGTGGSLTKGASTGNYEAVTEEASKLVKCVCEFKNAI; encoded by the coding sequence ATGAGTAGATTCGAGATCTTCGACAGACTCAAAACGGAAAAGATTGTAGCTGTGATTCGAGGTGAACATGAGAAGCTGGTCGATAGAACGGTCGATGCCGTGCACCGCGGGGGCATTCATCTGATGGAGATCACATTTACCGTGCCCAGAGCCGAGCATGTCATATGTGATCTCGTTCAGAGATATGCACAAGACGAAAAAACAGTGATTGGCGCCGGGACGTGTCTCGATGTCGTGTCCGCGCGGCTTGCAATCTCGGCGGGAGCCAAGTTCGTGGTCTGCCCACATTTGGACATCGAGATTTTAAAGTTGTGCAACAGCTACGATATACCGTGTATTCCCGGAGCAGCTACTGTGCGAGATATGCATGAGGCTCTGGAATACGGTGCTTATGTAATCAAGCTCTTTCCCGGTGACATATTCGGTCCAGATGCCATCAGGGCGTTTCACGGGCCCCTTCCGCAGGCTGAGTTTATGCCTACGGGAGGTGTCAACGCATCCAATATCACAACATGGCTCGGGGCGGGCGCGATAGCGGTCGGCACCGGTGGAAGCCTCACCAAGGGTGCATCGACGGGAAATTATGAAGCGGTGACCGAAGAAGCCTCTAAACTGGTCAAATGCGTTTGCGAATTTAAAAATGCTATCTAA
- a CDS encoding phosphoglycerate dehydrogenase: MKKVLITPRSFAKNNRDQIFELLSEHGIAPVLNPYGRILTEDDMIRQIHDADGLIVGVDPVTRDVLEAAPKLRAIAKYGVGVDNIDMECALSRGVSVSRTIGANADAVADFTMTLLLAVARRLTEIDSGCHHGDWAKKEALDVYGKRIGVLGLGAIGKGVAKRAQGFDMSVFAYDIVKDEQFIKRNNIIFTDVETIVRECDFITLHLPLTETTRHLLNKNSLKAAKPNLVVVNTARGALLDEASMFDLLATRRIYGLGVDVFEHEPPCDSRLLTLPNVIAGSHTAASSQGATAAMSEMASRNIIRALSLSN; encoded by the coding sequence ATGAAGAAAGTCCTTATAACTCCCCGTTCATTCGCCAAGAACAACCGTGATCAGATCTTTGAGCTTTTGAGTGAACATGGCATCGCCCCCGTTTTGAATCCATACGGTCGCATCCTTACAGAAGATGACATGATCCGACAGATTCACGACGCCGATGGATTGATAGTGGGAGTCGATCCAGTGACGCGAGACGTTCTTGAGGCTGCTCCGAAACTTCGGGCGATCGCAAAATACGGTGTGGGAGTCGATAACATAGATATGGAGTGCGCTCTGTCGCGCGGCGTGAGCGTCTCGCGCACTATTGGGGCCAACGCCGATGCCGTCGCAGATTTCACGATGACGCTTCTGCTCGCAGTGGCCCGTCGTTTGACGGAAATCGACTCGGGATGCCACCACGGCGATTGGGCGAAGAAGGAAGCTCTCGATGTTTACGGGAAGCGAATCGGAGTTCTGGGACTCGGCGCGATCGGGAAAGGTGTGGCAAAGCGCGCGCAGGGCTTCGATATGAGTGTCTTTGCGTATGATATCGTCAAAGATGAGCAATTCATCAAAAGAAACAATATCATATTCACCGATGTGGAGACGATCGTACGGGAATGCGACTTCATCACCTTGCATCTACCGCTCACTGAGACAACTCGTCATCTGCTCAACAAAAATAGCTTGAAAGCTGCGAAGCCAAACTTGGTCGTTGTCAATACGGCACGCGGGGCCTTGCTTGATGAGGCTTCGATGTTTGATCTGCTTGCGACAAGACGGATCTATGGTTTGGGTGTCGATGTGTTCGAGCACGAACCGCCCTGCGATTCGAGGCTCTTGACGCTTCCAAATGTTATTGCCGGTTCTCATACCGCTGCATCTTCACAGGGCGCTACCGCTGCGATGAGCGAGATGGCATCACGCAACATCATCAGAGCGCTGTCATTATCCAACTGA
- a CDS encoding DNA repair protein, whose protein sequence is MTAHEPDGREDATASDREPEHLYLCIDLKSFYASVECVDRGFDPFKTNLVVADPSRGRSTICLAITPAMKALGVRNRCRLFEIPADVEYRTARPNMRHYMEVSAQIYGIYLEYVSPQDVHVYSVDECFIDVAPYLRLYRTSARELARRLMAAVRGRTGICATVGIGPNLFLAKVALDITAKHVADNIGCLDEEAFRRIIWPHRPITDIWGIGGGTARRLARYGVRDLMGVAALDPGVLYREFGVTAEYLIDHAFGRERCTIADIRRYRPAATSMVNGQVLPENYTCDEARNVLHEMVELSVLDLVERGEVADHLSLHVGYARRARLSGARFIGEHGPKRIGGRPAAEHGGKSRKIPVRTNSRRKLLGYFDELFEEAVDPARDIRRISIGFGNLLPEELAASDLFCDTGAEERERDLLRAVIAVKHRFGKNSLLTGANFAKKATGRERNEQIGGHHA, encoded by the coding sequence ATGACAGCACATGAGCCCGACGGACGCGAGGACGCGACGGCGAGCGACCGAGAACCCGAGCATCTGTATCTGTGCATCGATCTCAAATCGTTCTACGCCTCCGTCGAATGCGTCGACCGCGGGTTCGACCCCTTCAAGACCAACCTCGTCGTCGCGGATCCCTCGCGCGGACGCTCCACCATCTGTCTGGCCATCACCCCGGCGATGAAAGCGCTCGGCGTGCGCAACCGCTGCCGTCTGTTCGAGATACCCGCAGATGTCGAGTACCGCACAGCCCGTCCGAACATGCGCCACTACATGGAGGTGTCCGCGCAGATATACGGTATATACCTGGAGTACGTCAGCCCGCAGGACGTCCACGTGTACTCGGTGGATGAGTGCTTCATCGACGTGGCCCCCTACCTCAGGCTGTATCGCACATCGGCGCGCGAGCTGGCTCGCAGGCTCATGGCCGCCGTGAGAGGCCGCACCGGCATCTGCGCCACTGTGGGCATCGGCCCCAACCTCTTTCTGGCAAAGGTCGCACTCGATATCACGGCCAAGCACGTAGCGGACAACATCGGCTGCCTGGACGAGGAGGCGTTTCGCCGCATAATCTGGCCTCATCGCCCCATCACCGATATCTGGGGGATCGGCGGCGGCACCGCGCGGAGGCTCGCCCGATACGGCGTGCGCGACCTCATGGGCGTAGCAGCGCTCGATCCGGGCGTGCTCTACCGCGAGTTCGGCGTCACGGCCGAGTACCTCATCGACCACGCTTTCGGCCGAGAGAGATGCACCATCGCCGACATACGGCGCTACCGGCCGGCGGCCACCTCGATGGTGAACGGACAGGTCCTACCTGAGAACTACACCTGCGACGAGGCCCGCAACGTGCTCCATGAGATGGTCGAGCTCTCGGTGCTCGATCTTGTCGAGCGAGGAGAGGTCGCCGATCACCTATCGCTTCACGTGGGCTATGCGCGTCGCGCTCGGCTGAGCGGAGCCCGCTTCATCGGCGAGCACGGACCGAAGCGCATCGGCGGCCGCCCGGCCGCCGAACACGGTGGGAAATCGCGCAAGATCCCCGTGCGCACGAATTCGCGCCGCAAGCTCCTCGGCTATTTCGATGAGCTGTTCGAGGAGGCGGTCGATCCCGCGCGAGACATCAGACGCATCAGCATCGGCTTCGGCAACCTGCTGCCCGAGGAGCTCGCCGCAAGCGACCTGTTCTGCGATACAGGGGCCGAGGAGCGCGAACGCGATCTGCTGCGCGCCGTCATCGCCGTCAAGCATCGATTCGGCAAGAACTCCCTGCTGACGGGCGCGAACTTCGCAAAGAAGGCGACCGGACGCGAGCGCAACGAGCAGATCGGGGGCCACCATGCCTGA
- a CDS encoding ACT domain-containing protein, giving the protein MSQSTAQRIVIAVLGKNRPGIVAGVSGVLGEADVDIRDITQSIIGEIFTMTMIADIGASPLGFTELQSKLSALSGEIGVEISVQREDVFTLMHRL; this is encoded by the coding sequence ATGTCACAGAGCACGGCCCAGCGCATCGTTATCGCGGTCCTCGGCAAGAACCGCCCGGGCATCGTCGCGGGCGTGTCCGGCGTGCTGGGCGAAGCCGATGTCGACATCCGAGACATCACCCAGAGCATCATCGGCGAGATCTTCACGATGACGATGATCGCGGATATAGGCGCATCCCCGTTGGGCTTCACGGAGCTTCAGAGCAAGTTGTCCGCGCTCTCCGGCGAGATCGGCGTCGAGATCAGCGTCCAGCGCGAGGATGTCTTTACGCTCATGCACCGTCTGTAG
- the rpmE gene encoding 50S ribosomal protein L31, with translation MKPGIHPEYVECTVRCSCGNTFKTRATVPEMHVELCNACHPFYTGQQKFVDTGGRVQRFSDKFGGAAQAAIEREAAKKAEREAKAAELEAARRAEREKKAAEKAKRAERFAAEAAKKAETEAAQAAAKAAKAAEEDAPSADAEQPAAQEAASASSEAPAAQESAATE, from the coding sequence ATGAAACCAGGAATTCATCCCGAGTATGTCGAGTGCACGGTGCGATGCTCTTGCGGCAACACATTCAAGACGCGCGCCACCGTCCCCGAGATGCACGTCGAGCTGTGCAACGCGTGCCATCCGTTCTATACCGGTCAGCAGAAGTTCGTTGACACCGGCGGACGCGTCCAGCGCTTCTCGGACAAGTTCGGCGGCGCCGCCCAGGCCGCGATCGAGCGCGAGGCCGCGAAGAAGGCTGAGCGCGAGGCCAAGGCCGCTGAGCTAGAGGCCGCGCGCAGGGCCGAGCGCGAGAAGAAGGCCGCTGAGAAGGCGAAGCGCGCCGAGAGGTTCGCTGCCGAGGCCGCCAAGAAGGCTGAGACCGAGGCGGCACAGGCTGCCGCGAAGGCCGCAAAGGCCGCCGAGGAGGACGCGCCGAGCGCGGACGCCGAGCAGCCCGCCGCGCAAGAGGCTGCATCCGCGTCCTCCGAGGCGCCTGCCGCGCAGGAGAGCGCCGCGACCGAGTAG
- a CDS encoding HAD family hydrolase yields MLSKKTVFIFDLDGLLLDTECIYKRGWEIALQRLGLFLPDSVLNSWAGKSIDHTRAAFDDFFQDTSIYDRAYAIREEYILETLRKGRLMPKPYAPEALQKISEVGCRSGVVTSSQRKRAMIMLTALGLMHYFDHMVSAEDVSRRKPDPEPYHRIVSLFESDYRSCIAFEDSLTGYRSAAAAGVDVILVPDSSISQQLERRPSVRAARDLSVVMTMLGEPKNYKRGERQ; encoded by the coding sequence ATGCTATCTAAGAAAACGGTTTTCATATTCGATCTGGATGGGTTGTTGCTGGACACCGAGTGCATCTACAAGCGCGGATGGGAGATCGCGTTGCAACGGCTCGGGTTATTTCTGCCCGATTCGGTTCTGAATAGCTGGGCGGGAAAGAGTATAGATCACACGCGTGCCGCCTTCGACGATTTCTTTCAAGATACTTCTATCTACGATCGGGCTTATGCGATCAGAGAGGAATACATACTGGAAACGCTTCGGAAGGGCCGGCTGATGCCCAAGCCATACGCCCCCGAGGCGTTGCAGAAGATTTCCGAAGTGGGGTGCAGATCCGGCGTCGTCACATCTTCCCAGCGCAAGCGAGCCATGATTATGCTCACAGCTTTGGGGCTGATGCATTATTTCGACCACATGGTGAGCGCTGAAGATGTTTCTCGACGAAAACCTGATCCGGAACCATATCACAGAATCGTATCGCTATTTGAATCGGATTACCGGTCCTGTATCGCCTTTGAAGACTCTCTGACCGGATACCGTTCGGCAGCTGCCGCAGGTGTCGACGTGATTCTTGTGCCGGATTCAAGCATCTCACAGCAGCTGGAGAGACGTCCATCGGTCCGCGCCGCCCGTGACCTGTCTGTGGTGATGACTATGCTCGGCGAGCCGAAGAATTACAAGAGGGGGGAACGTCAGTGA
- a CDS encoding PTS sugar transporter subunit IIA, whose protein sequence is MIGVLLISHGKMAEGMLDTVQMVLGEEDGIDYVSLEPGEDYNEFSMRIDEKIRSLDEGDGVIVLADLFGASPFNMTQRVARDLERQGIRSRLVAGMNLGMIVEIMVLRRGSLLDELTDVAISCGRQGIGCPVEVTDEEDEDDY, encoded by the coding sequence ATGATTGGCGTGCTGCTGATCAGCCATGGAAAGATGGCGGAAGGCATGCTTGATACCGTCCAGATGGTATTGGGCGAAGAAGATGGTATCGATTATGTCTCACTTGAACCTGGTGAGGATTACAACGAATTCAGCATGCGCATCGACGAAAAGATACGTTCCCTCGATGAGGGTGATGGAGTCATCGTGCTCGCGGATCTATTTGGGGCCTCTCCGTTCAATATGACGCAAAGAGTCGCTCGAGACCTTGAGAGGCAGGGAATCAGGAGCCGTCTCGTTGCAGGCATGAATTTGGGAATGATCGTTGAGATCATGGTTCTGAGGCGGGGGAGTCTGCTGGATGAGTTGACCGATGTCGCCATTTCATGCGGCCGACAGGGTATCGGATGTCCAGTCGAGGTAACCGACGAGGAAGATGAGGATGATTACTGA
- the pgi gene encoding glucose-6-phosphate isomerase produces the protein MSHVPAPVDATRTSAWKALRRHHDELVEQGIDLRAWFAADPDRASSLSYEAGGLHFDLSKNIVTAETLDLLVDLARQVGVEERRDAMYRGEHINTTEDRAVLHTALRRPKEQTGELIVDGQDVVADVHEVLDRMYAFAERVRSGEWKGVSGCRIEHLVSIGIGGSDLGPVMAYEAMRPFADAGIDCRYISNIDPNDMAAKVAGLDPQTTLVIIVSKTFTTLETLTNAREVKEWMLTELQRSGAIDGTAASRADAIRAHFVAVSTALDHVEEFGIDPKNAFGFWRWVGGRYSVDSAVGLSLIIVFGPDRFKSFLAGFHEMDEYFQQTPLERNVIALMGLLNVWYVNFFHTQSHAVLPYCQYLHRFPAYLQQLTMESNGKSVRWDGEVVTSATGEVFWGEPGTNGQHAFYQLLHQGTVIVPADFIAFANTANPAVDAGQDVHELLLGNFLAQTKALAFGKTAEEVRAEGTPEQIVPARIFTGNRPTTSIMADELTPFALGELIALYEHITFVQGTIWGIDSFDQWGVELGKQLAKEITPAFHDDDALRRQDASTQALIRFYRDHRR, from the coding sequence ATGTCACATGTTCCCGCTCCGGTCGATGCCACCCGAACCTCCGCTTGGAAGGCGCTCCGCAGACACCACGACGAGCTGGTCGAGCAGGGGATCGATCTTCGCGCGTGGTTCGCAGCCGACCCCGATCGCGCCTCATCGCTCAGCTATGAGGCGGGAGGGCTGCACTTCGACCTCTCGAAGAACATCGTCACCGCCGAGACGCTTGATCTGCTGGTCGATCTCGCCCGTCAGGTCGGCGTCGAGGAGCGCAGGGACGCGATGTATCGCGGCGAGCACATCAACACCACAGAGGATCGCGCCGTGCTTCACACCGCTTTGCGCCGTCCTAAAGAGCAGACCGGCGAGCTCATCGTAGACGGTCAGGACGTGGTCGCAGACGTGCACGAGGTGCTTGATCGCATGTACGCCTTCGCCGAGCGCGTGCGCTCCGGTGAATGGAAAGGGGTCAGCGGCTGCCGCATCGAGCACTTGGTGAGCATCGGCATCGGCGGGTCCGATCTCGGTCCCGTCATGGCGTATGAGGCCATGAGGCCCTTCGCCGATGCGGGCATAGACTGTCGCTATATCTCAAACATCGATCCCAATGATATGGCGGCAAAGGTGGCGGGGCTCGATCCGCAGACCACGCTCGTGATCATCGTCTCGAAGACATTCACCACGCTGGAGACCCTCACGAACGCACGTGAGGTCAAGGAATGGATGCTCACCGAGCTTCAGAGGAGCGGCGCCATCGACGGCACGGCCGCGAGCCGAGCCGATGCCATCCGCGCGCACTTCGTGGCCGTCTCCACGGCACTCGATCACGTCGAGGAGTTCGGCATCGATCCGAAGAACGCCTTCGGCTTCTGGAGATGGGTGGGAGGCCGCTACTCGGTTGACTCCGCGGTGGGGCTGTCGCTCATCATCGTGTTCGGCCCGGATCGCTTCAAGAGCTTTCTCGCGGGCTTTCACGAGATGGACGAGTACTTTCAGCAGACGCCGCTCGAGCGCAACGTCATCGCTCTCATGGGATTGCTCAACGTATGGTATGTCAACTTCTTTCACACGCAGAGCCATGCCGTGCTGCCGTACTGCCAGTACTTGCACCGCTTTCCGGCCTATCTGCAACAGCTCACCATGGAGTCGAACGGCAAATCTGTTCGCTGGGATGGCGAGGTCGTCACATCGGCGACCGGCGAGGTCTTCTGGGGCGAGCCGGGCACGAATGGCCAGCATGCCTTCTACCAGTTGCTCCATCAGGGAACGGTCATCGTCCCGGCTGATTTCATCGCCTTCGCGAATACGGCGAACCCGGCGGTGGACGCTGGTCAAGATGTGCACGAGCTGCTCCTCGGCAACTTTTTGGCGCAGACCAAGGCGCTTGCATTCGGCAAGACCGCCGAAGAGGTGCGCGCCGAGGGCACTCCGGAGCAGATCGTGCCCGCGAGGATCTTCACGGGCAATCGACCGACCACCTCGATCATGGCAGATGAGCTCACGCCATTCGCACTTGGTGAACTCATCGCGCTCTATGAGCACATCACGTTCGTGCAGG
- a CDS encoding Cof-type HAD-IIB family hydrolase, translating to MIVFSDLDGTLLTAEKTITERTFSALDALARAGHRFVPCTGRAATRIDTRLIEHPAASHIISANGASIYDTVERRLLRRICLGRDRALALLELRADRDVTFDIFADGACYTERRNYERLDVFISDPYTLQSMRESRTPFDGEVPAFIDSLDQIERIAMYWHDANDRDYLLPNILSDPSVSCVRSYPTNIEVSDAGATKGAALLWLCGHLGIPVADSVAFGDNINDISMVRAAGIGFAMGNAEQEVSAAADEICLSNEEDGVARAIQALIAGRRSDESEHQSSVISSDGVSEMLSHT from the coding sequence ATGATCGTTTTCTCTGATCTGGATGGAACGCTTCTCACTGCGGAAAAAACCATCACCGAGCGCACGTTCTCTGCCCTCGATGCTCTCGCGCGCGCCGGCCACAGATTCGTGCCCTGCACGGGACGCGCGGCAACGCGGATAGACACCCGGCTCATCGAGCACCCCGCGGCGAGCCATATCATATCGGCGAACGGCGCGAGCATCTATGATACGGTCGAAAGGCGGCTTCTGCGCCGAATATGCCTCGGGCGCGATCGCGCGCTCGCGCTGCTCGAACTCAGAGCGGACCGGGACGTGACGTTCGATATCTTCGCCGATGGAGCGTGCTACACCGAGCGCAGAAACTACGAGCGCCTCGATGTCTTCATCAGCGATCCCTACACCCTGCAATCCATGCGCGAGTCGCGCACGCCCTTCGACGGAGAGGTGCCCGCCTTCATCGATTCACTCGATCAGATCGAACGAATCGCGATGTACTGGCACGACGCGAACGACCGCGATTACCTGCTGCCGAACATCCTCAGTGACCCGAGCGTCTCCTGCGTGCGCTCCTACCCGACCAACATCGAGGTCTCAGACGCCGGCGCCACCAAGGGCGCTGCGCTTCTCTGGCTGTGCGGCCATCTGGGAATCCCGGTGGCGGACTCCGTCGCCTTCGGTGACAACATCAATGACATCTCGATGGTGCGCGCGGCGGGCATCGGTTTCGCGATGGGCAACGCCGAGCAGGAGGTGAGCGCGGCGGCTGATGAGATCTGCCTCTCGAACGAGGAGGACGGCGTCGCTCGCGCGATCCAAGCGCTGATAGCCGGCCGCCGATCCGACGAGAGCGAGCATCAGAGCTCGGTCATTTCTAGCGATGGCGTTTCCGAAATGCTATCCCACACGTAG
- a CDS encoding phosphatase PAP2 family protein, whose amino-acid sequence MTDRRTSEPGGRSVRDRGVSPRSGGPMRSNAWLVVAVASLAVFALLLLDVLQGDVIRIDSGAYRLFVQAIRSDALTVVMRSFSALSEPVVLAVMLLVLAAFAPGRRPGWCCAVNLALVGVLNHVIKVLVCRARPEGFRLAVESGFSFPSAHSMVAMAFFGLIIWLIWHYQRDRILRWLLCAGFCLVIVMIGVSRIYLGVHFATDVLGGFFLSLAWLALYTRFAVPVFLGDAPMPAAR is encoded by the coding sequence ATGACAGACAGACGCACCTCCGAACCGGGTGGGCGCTCGGTGAGAGATCGAGGCGTCTCACCGCGCTCAGGTGGCCCCATGCGGTCGAACGCGTGGCTTGTCGTGGCCGTGGCGAGTCTGGCGGTTTTTGCGCTGCTGCTCCTCGATGTGCTTCAAGGAGATGTCATTCGCATCGATTCGGGAGCCTACCGGTTGTTCGTTCAGGCGATCCGCTCGGATGCGCTCACGGTCGTCATGAGGAGCTTCTCGGCGCTCTCGGAGCCAGTCGTGCTCGCGGTCATGCTGCTCGTGCTCGCCGCATTCGCGCCCGGCAGACGGCCGGGGTGGTGCTGTGCGGTGAACCTGGCGCTTGTAGGCGTGCTGAACCATGTGATCAAGGTGCTCGTCTGCCGGGCGCGTCCAGAGGGGTTTCGGCTCGCCGTCGAGTCGGGTTTCAGCTTCCCATCGGCTCACTCGATGGTGGCCATGGCGTTTTTCGGTCTCATCATCTGGCTGATCTGGCACTACCAGCGCGACCGCATCTTGCGCTGGCTCCTCTGCGCCGGATTCTGCCTTGTCATCGTGATGATCGGCGTCAGTCGCATCTATCTCGGAGTCCATTTCGCCACGGATGTCCTGGGTGGTTTCTTCCTTTCTCTTGCTTGGCTGGCTCTATACACGCGCTTCGCGGTGCCTGTCTTCCTTGGGGATGCGCCCATGCCGGCGGCCAGATAG